In a genomic window of Erinaceus europaeus chromosome 12, mEriEur2.1, whole genome shotgun sequence:
- the NSRP1 gene encoding nuclear speckle splicing regulatory protein 1 isoform X2 — protein MKQTKLEIQKALAEDSTVYEYDSIYDEMQKKKEENNPKLLLGKDRKPKYIHNLLKAVEIRKKEQEKRMEKKIQREREMEKGEFDDKEAFVTSAYKKKLQERAEEEEREKRAAALEAQLDVTKQKDLSGFYRHLLNQAVGEEEVPTCSFREARSEIKEEKPRGYSDEVSSEKKIPHEKSTLHAVVKVEDNPDADSDFDAKDSEDDEVEENYQVNCRRERGTETSEKNSKHHRNQTHSRSSSEEREHDSKRHTKSSRSRGHDKSDDKRDDRYQQRQSRGQENYYTEHDYQREKDSHRHREASHRDSHWKRHEQEDKLRGRSQRERNDRDSKREKDREKYTPREQERDKQRNEYHQHSMREEKEEKSKEKEEHRKERYENSDKYRDKEVSIQSSERKESCPNTRTKDEFHGQDRSNKMRHVGKDKESKPEKPSSSEISLDAKHRITEENQEMSKEQERPHETVNKFAKRSNEETVMSARDRYLARQMARVNAKTYIEKEDD, from the exons accaaaCTAGAAATCCAGAAGGCCCTTGCAGAAGATTCTACTGTATATGAGTATGACAGTATTTATGATGAAatgcagaaaaagaaggaagaaaataaccCTAAATTGCTTTTGGGAAAAGATCGAAAG CCCAAGTATATTCACAACTTACTAAAAGCAGTTGAGATCAGGAAAAAGGAACAagagaaaagaatggaaaagaaaatacagagagaacGAGAAATGGAAAAGGGAGAATTTGATGATAAAGAGGCATTCGTGACATCTGCATATAAGAAAAAACTACAGGAAAgagcagaagaggaagaaagagaaaaaagggctgCAGCACTTGAAG cacaaTTAGATGTAACCAAGCAGAAAGACCTCAGTGGATTTTACAGGCATTTGTTAAATCAAGCAGTTGGTGAAGAGGAAGTACCAACTTGTAGCTTTCGTGAAGCCAG gtctgagataaaggaagagaaaccAAGGGGTTATTCTGATGAAGTAAGTTCAGAGAAGAAAATACCACATGAGAAATCCACTCTCCACGCTGTTGTGAAAGTAGAGGATAACCCAGATGCAGACAGTGACTTTGATGCTAAGGACAGTGAGGATGATGAAGTGGAAGAAAATTATCAAGTGAATTGCAGAAGGGAAAGGGGCACagagacctctgagaagaattctAAACATCACAGGAATCAAACCCACTCACGCTCATCTAGTGAAGAAAGAGAGCATGACAGCAAACGACACACAAAAAGTTCCAGATCAAGAGGACATGACAAAAGTGATGACAAAAGGGATGATCGGTACCAACAGAGGCAATCCAGGGGCCAGGAAAACTATTACACTGAACATGATTATCAAAGAGAAAAGGATTCCCATAGACACAGAGAGGCAAGTCATAGAGATTCCCACTGGAAGCGGCATGAACAGGAAGATAAACTGAGGGGAAgaagccagagagaaagaaatgacagagactcaaaaagggagaaagacagagaaaaatataccccaagagaacaagaaagagatAAACAACGAAATGAATATCACCAGCACAGtatgagagaagaaaaggaagaaaaaagcaaagaaaaggaagaacataGGAAAGAAAGATACGAAAACAGTGataaatacagagataaagaagTAAGCATTCAAtcttcagaaagaaaggaaagctgcCCAAATACTAGGACAAAGGACGAGTTTCATGGCCAAGATAGGTCCAATAAAATGAGACACGTGGGAAAGGACAAAGAAAGCAAGCCAGAGAAGCCCTCTAGTTCTGAAATATCACTGGACGCAAAACACAGAATCACAGAGGAAAACCAGGAAATGAGCAAAGAGCAAGAGAGGCCACATGAGACAGTAAATAAATTTGCAAAACGGAGCAATGAAGAAACTGTAATGTCAGCTAGAGACCGATACTTGGCCAGGCAGATGGCACGGGTTAATGCAAAGACATATATTGAGAAAGAAGATGATTGA